One genomic segment of Streptomyces sp. NBC_00239 includes these proteins:
- a CDS encoding DUF6760 family protein: protein MTYATDDLYGEVAYIAYHFHWPMDSILDLEHGERRRYVEQIARLNRAAAGGGGR, encoded by the coding sequence GTGACGTACGCGACCGACGACCTGTACGGCGAAGTCGCGTACATCGCCTACCACTTCCACTGGCCGATGGATTCGATCCTGGACCTGGAACACGGGGAACGACGCCGGTACGTCGAGCAGATCGCCCGGCTGAACCGGGCCGCCGCGGGCGGCGGGGGGCGGTGA
- a CDS encoding CIS tube protein, translating into MAGQPVAFIASAPPAAAPGSSGAGAAKGSRPKLERAYLELRQPPADGGTTTPGPRMGQIDFQFNPKELTLAKTAKWERKTAKGAKKAGPAEFKGAGPSKLTLEMFFDASAKHDDAVVQAVESLLACCVPTDQTHQRQQGVPPWVIFHWGGLTGFVGYVSQVQAKYTLFTPGGLPIRATCQVTLEEISGPVPGQNPTSGALAARRVHRVVTGDTLALLAWREYGDPAAWRDIARANGIDDPMRLPPGTELLLPAAEELGDGHGR; encoded by the coding sequence GTGGCCGGACAGCCCGTCGCCTTCATCGCGTCCGCCCCGCCGGCCGCCGCCCCCGGAAGTTCCGGGGCGGGCGCCGCCAAGGGGTCCCGGCCCAAGCTGGAGCGGGCCTACCTGGAGCTGCGCCAGCCGCCCGCCGACGGCGGTACGACCACGCCCGGCCCGCGGATGGGGCAGATCGACTTCCAGTTCAACCCGAAGGAGCTGACGCTCGCCAAGACCGCCAAGTGGGAGCGGAAGACGGCGAAGGGGGCGAAGAAGGCCGGGCCCGCCGAGTTCAAGGGCGCCGGCCCGTCCAAACTGACCCTGGAGATGTTCTTCGACGCCTCCGCCAAGCACGACGACGCCGTGGTGCAGGCCGTGGAGTCGCTGCTCGCCTGCTGCGTGCCCACCGACCAGACCCACCAGCGGCAGCAGGGCGTACCGCCGTGGGTGATCTTCCACTGGGGCGGGCTCACCGGATTCGTCGGCTACGTCAGCCAAGTGCAGGCGAAATACACGCTGTTCACGCCCGGCGGGCTGCCCATCCGGGCGACCTGCCAGGTCACTCTGGAGGAGATCAGCGGCCCGGTCCCAGGCCAGAACCCGACCTCCGGCGCGCTCGCCGCACGCCGCGTCCACCGGGTCGTCACCGGCGACACCCTCGCCCTGCTGGCCTGGCGGGAGTACGGCGACCCGGCCGCCTGGCGCGACATCGCCCGCGCCAACGGCATCGACGACCCGATGCGGCTGCCCCCGGGCACCGAACTGCTGCTGCCCGCCGCCGAGGAACTGGGAGACGGCCATGGCCGGTGA
- a CDS encoding TIGR03619 family F420-dependent LLM class oxidoreductase, translated as MRIATTIFLTDLTITPVRLARELEERGFHGVYLPEHTHIPVSRDSAAPMGGELPEQYGRTLDPFVALGQIAAVTQRLALGTGITLVGQHDAIALAKQIATLDHLSGGRFTLGLGYGWNVEEAADHGVEWRTRRDLVEDRTALMRALWAPEPTAYDGEFGSVRASAAHPKPVQPPRTLGGGAPLYGPRTLLGGAAGPKLFGQIARYTDGWMPIGGRGLSESLPVLRTAWEEAGRDPKDLQVVPYAVHPTAGKLAHYAELGVEETVVQLPSAPEREVLRALDAFAEFL; from the coding sequence ATGCGGATCGCCACCACCATCTTCCTGACGGACCTGACCATCACTCCCGTCCGGCTCGCCCGCGAGCTGGAGGAACGCGGTTTCCACGGGGTCTACCTCCCCGAGCACACGCACATCCCGGTCAGCCGGGACTCGGCCGCGCCGATGGGCGGCGAGCTGCCCGAGCAGTACGGCCGCACCCTCGACCCGTTCGTGGCGCTCGGCCAGATCGCCGCCGTCACCCAACGCCTCGCGCTCGGCACCGGCATCACCCTGGTCGGCCAGCACGACGCGATCGCCCTCGCCAAGCAGATCGCCACCCTCGACCACCTCAGCGGCGGCCGGTTCACCCTCGGCCTGGGCTACGGCTGGAACGTCGAGGAAGCCGCCGACCACGGCGTGGAGTGGCGCACCCGACGCGACCTCGTCGAGGACCGCACGGCCCTGATGCGTGCCCTGTGGGCGCCGGAACCCACCGCGTACGACGGCGAGTTCGGCTCGGTTCGGGCGAGCGCGGCCCACCCGAAGCCGGTGCAGCCGCCCCGCACCCTCGGCGGCGGCGCCCCGCTGTACGGCCCGCGGACCCTGCTGGGCGGCGCCGCCGGTCCCAAGCTGTTCGGGCAGATCGCGCGGTACACGGACGGCTGGATGCCGATCGGCGGCCGCGGCCTGAGCGAGTCGCTGCCGGTGCTGCGCACCGCCTGGGAGGAGGCAGGCCGCGACCCGAAGGACCTCCAGGTGGTCCCGTACGCGGTGCACCCGACCGCGGGGAAGCTCGCGCACTACGCGGAGCTGGGCGTCGAGGAGACCGTCGTCCAGCTGCCCTCGGCACCGGAACGGGAAGTCCTGCGCGCCCTGGACGCCTTCGCCGAGTTCCTCTAG
- a CDS encoding phage tail protein, which yields MAQSQQQSDPAVSVCFMVEIDDISLGAFNSCEGLGCEVVMEQREEGGNNGYVWQLPSRIKYSNIKLARPVTKDTEKVTAWLSGMINGVPRKTAHISAMTVDGTVVARWSLMDVVPVRWTGPSLSPETVKVATETLEIAHHGFLHGGS from the coding sequence ATGGCTCAGTCGCAGCAGCAGTCGGACCCCGCCGTCAGCGTGTGCTTCATGGTCGAGATCGACGACATCAGCCTCGGGGCGTTCAACAGTTGTGAGGGGCTGGGCTGTGAGGTGGTTATGGAGCAGCGGGAGGAGGGCGGGAACAACGGGTACGTGTGGCAGTTGCCGTCCCGGATCAAGTACTCCAACATCAAGCTGGCGCGGCCCGTCACCAAGGACACGGAGAAGGTCACCGCCTGGCTCTCAGGGATGATCAACGGGGTCCCCCGCAAGACCGCCCACATCAGCGCGATGACCGTGGACGGCACGGTCGTGGCCCGGTGGAGCCTCATGGACGTGGTGCCGGTGCGCTGGACCGGGCCCTCGCTCTCCCCCGAGACGGTCAAGGTGGCGACCGAGACGCTGGAGATCGCCCACCACGGCTTCCTGCACGGCGGGAGCTGA
- a CDS encoding GPW/gp25 family protein, whose product MAEQFIGSGWAFPVRTDATGGMALVGGEREIEESMRLILGTAPGERPMRPQFGCAIHDHVFAPADAATAAQLAYEVRWSLERWEPRIELADVVVSFDARDEGTLYIDIRYALRGTNDPRNLVFPFYVIPAHEGAGGGTGAGE is encoded by the coding sequence GTGGCCGAGCAGTTCATCGGGTCGGGCTGGGCGTTCCCCGTCCGTACGGACGCCACCGGCGGGATGGCGCTGGTCGGCGGCGAACGGGAGATCGAGGAGAGCATGCGGCTGATCCTGGGCACCGCGCCCGGCGAGCGGCCCATGCGCCCCCAGTTCGGATGCGCCATCCACGACCACGTCTTCGCGCCCGCGGACGCGGCGACCGCCGCGCAACTCGCCTACGAGGTGCGCTGGTCGCTGGAGCGGTGGGAGCCGCGCATCGAACTCGCCGACGTCGTCGTCAGCTTCGACGCCCGCGACGAGGGCACCCTCTACATCGACATCCGGTACGCGCTGCGCGGCACCAACGACCCGCGCAACCTGGTCTTCCCGTTCTACGTGATCCCCGCCCACGAGGGCGCCGGCGGCGGGACGGGGGCGGGGGAGTAG
- a CDS encoding S1 family peptidase, whose protein sequence is MFSLKPVRRRAARTTAVAALAAAVCATLMTGSAGAIVNGNDATERYPFMATIPESAPDAGLYDGTCGASLIDPQWVLTAAHCVRGEGLELDGTVRIGSAHRKSGGTVRAIERIVVHPGFVSGDGKAANTHDIALVRLDRPVAEKPVRIAERAGRPGTPTRILGFGTTVDTELKFAERLQELDTRRGARAECAPGYADRNRLCTISRTPKAMACFGDSGGPQLQKGRHGRWELIGATSGPGAPGVACSDGPGLYVNVPAYAHWIRDSMKRNG, encoded by the coding sequence GTGTTCAGCCTGAAGCCGGTGCGCCGCCGCGCGGCACGCACCACTGCCGTCGCCGCTCTCGCCGCCGCGGTGTGCGCCACCCTGATGACCGGCAGCGCCGGAGCGATCGTCAACGGGAACGACGCCACCGAGCGGTATCCCTTCATGGCGACGATCCCGGAGTCGGCCCCGGACGCGGGCCTGTACGACGGCACCTGCGGGGCGTCGCTGATCGATCCCCAGTGGGTGCTCACGGCCGCCCACTGCGTGCGCGGCGAGGGCCTCGAACTGGACGGGACGGTCCGGATCGGCAGCGCGCACCGGAAGTCCGGGGGCACCGTACGGGCCATCGAGCGGATCGTCGTCCACCCCGGTTTCGTGAGCGGCGACGGGAAGGCGGCCAACACGCACGACATCGCGCTGGTCCGCCTCGACCGCCCGGTCGCCGAGAAGCCCGTCCGCATCGCGGAGCGGGCCGGGCGGCCGGGCACCCCGACCCGGATCCTGGGGTTCGGCACCACCGTCGACACCGAGCTGAAGTTCGCGGAGCGCCTGCAGGAGCTCGACACGCGCCGGGGCGCCCGCGCCGAGTGCGCCCCCGGCTACGCGGACCGGAACCGGCTGTGCACGATCAGCCGTACGCCCAAGGCCATGGCGTGCTTCGGGGACTCCGGCGGACCGCAGCTCCAGAAGGGGCGCCACGGCCGGTGGGAACTGATCGGCGCCACCTCGGGTCCCGGCGCGCCGGGGGTCGCGTGCTCGGACGGTCCGGGCCTGTACGTCAACGTGCCGGCCTACGCGCACTGGATCCGGGACAGCATGAAGCGCAACGGCTGA
- a CDS encoding VgrG-related protein, translating to MAGESFANSLAVEVRGQALPAPLAELLVSAYVDDSTQLPDLFVLRFRDPHHQVLDRAGITIGTPVKLFARAGDSPRRELLVSGEVTAVEIDLDTTGTFTVVRGLDHAHRFFRGRRVAGYRQMTASDIAVKVAQRAGLPVGTVDATTTVYGHLAQPGITDWEFLHRLADLAGAEVAVLDGKFVFRKPARAEGAPAPSTRPQASPYVLEFGRNLLRCQAAVTAADQVQQVEVRGWDVQAKAAVVGRAPADRSERLRLGITPGQAAEPFGKAVFLATDTPYGTQAEADQAAKALAADLAGSFAELDAVAMGIPQLRAGTAVTLANVGQPFEGKYTVSASRHVFDPDTGYQTWLTVGGRSNRSLYGLASGGAGAGGGGGGGGAQDRIGGLVNATVTDTRDPEDRGRVKLAFPWLDADYVSDWARTVQAGGKGGGGVFGPEVGDEVLVGFEQGRVDRPYVLGGLYNGQDKPSGHEGPLVDSTSGATNRRSLVTRSGNRLELLDARGGPQGVRLATGDGKLTLHLDRQATSITVHSDGAVEITAKEQVTVKADRGISLDAGTGKLALTGQSVQVKAQAGVDVDGGAGAIGLKTNGAVDVKGTTVGVNGQASTEIKGGASCSISAALVRIN from the coding sequence ATGGCCGGTGAGAGCTTCGCGAACAGCCTGGCCGTCGAGGTCCGCGGGCAGGCCCTGCCCGCGCCCCTGGCCGAGCTGCTGGTCTCCGCGTACGTCGACGACAGCACCCAGTTGCCCGACCTGTTCGTCCTGCGCTTCCGCGACCCGCACCACCAGGTGCTGGACCGGGCGGGAATCACCATCGGTACCCCGGTGAAGCTGTTCGCGCGGGCCGGGGACAGCCCCCGGCGCGAGCTGCTGGTGTCGGGCGAGGTCACCGCCGTGGAGATCGACCTCGACACGACGGGCACCTTCACCGTGGTCCGCGGGCTCGACCACGCGCACCGCTTCTTCCGCGGCCGCCGGGTCGCCGGCTACCGCCAGATGACCGCCTCCGACATCGCCGTCAAGGTCGCCCAGCGGGCCGGCCTGCCCGTCGGCACCGTCGACGCCACCACCACCGTGTACGGGCACCTGGCGCAGCCCGGCATCACCGACTGGGAGTTCCTGCACCGGCTCGCCGACCTCGCGGGCGCCGAAGTGGCCGTGCTCGACGGGAAGTTCGTTTTCCGCAAGCCCGCCCGCGCGGAGGGCGCGCCGGCCCCGTCGACGCGGCCGCAGGCCAGCCCGTACGTGCTCGAATTCGGCCGGAACCTGCTGCGCTGCCAGGCCGCCGTGACGGCCGCCGACCAGGTGCAGCAGGTGGAGGTGCGGGGCTGGGACGTGCAGGCGAAGGCGGCGGTCGTGGGGCGGGCCCCGGCGGACCGCAGCGAGCGGCTGCGGCTCGGGATCACGCCCGGGCAGGCCGCCGAACCTTTCGGGAAGGCCGTCTTCCTCGCCACCGACACCCCGTACGGGACGCAGGCCGAAGCCGACCAGGCGGCGAAGGCGCTCGCCGCGGACCTCGCCGGGTCCTTCGCCGAACTCGACGCGGTCGCCATGGGCATCCCGCAGCTGCGCGCCGGCACGGCGGTCACCCTCGCCAACGTCGGCCAGCCCTTCGAGGGCAAGTACACGGTGTCCGCGAGCCGTCACGTCTTCGACCCGGACACCGGCTACCAGACCTGGCTGACCGTCGGCGGGCGCTCCAACCGCTCCCTGTACGGGCTCGCCTCCGGCGGCGCGGGCGCGGGCGGAGGCGGCGGCGGGGGCGGCGCCCAGGACCGGATCGGCGGGCTCGTCAACGCGACCGTCACCGACACCCGCGACCCGGAGGACCGCGGCCGGGTGAAGCTGGCGTTCCCGTGGCTGGACGCCGACTACGTCAGCGACTGGGCGCGGACCGTGCAGGCGGGCGGCAAGGGTGGCGGCGGGGTGTTCGGGCCGGAGGTCGGCGACGAGGTGCTCGTCGGCTTCGAGCAGGGCCGGGTGGACCGCCCGTACGTGCTGGGCGGGCTCTACAACGGGCAGGACAAGCCGTCCGGGCACGAGGGCCCGCTCGTCGACTCGACGAGCGGCGCCACCAACCGTCGTTCCCTGGTGACCCGTTCGGGCAACCGGCTGGAACTCCTCGACGCGCGCGGCGGCCCGCAGGGCGTCCGGCTGGCCACCGGCGACGGGAAGCTCACCCTGCACCTCGACCGGCAGGCCACCAGCATCACCGTGCACAGCGACGGCGCCGTGGAGATCACCGCCAAGGAGCAGGTCACCGTCAAGGCCGACCGCGGGATCAGCTTGGATGCGGGCACCGGAAAGCTGGCGCTGACCGGGCAGTCCGTGCAGGTCAAGGCGCAGGCCGGCGTCGACGTGGACGGCGGCGCGGGCGCGATCGGCCTCAAGACGAACGGCGCCGTGGACGTCAAGGGCACCACCGTCGGCGTCAACGGCCAGGCCAGCACCGAGATCAAGGGCGGGGCCAGCTGCTCGATCAGCGCCGCGCTCGTCCGCATCAACTGA
- a CDS encoding helix-turn-helix domain-containing protein, translating to MGAHVNPTVTRRRLGAELRRLREAGGMTTQQVAARLLISQPKISLLENGRRVIKPRDVRDLCGLYGVTDRLLVDQLMQMARESGRQGWWNAYGDVPYGPYIGLEAAAAAVRSYEPLVIPGLLQTPAYAREVIAGTIPHATAEQAASRLRVRLRRQDRLNAPVNPLRLWAVLDESVLRRVVGSREVMREQLEHLIHVGATQPHITVQVLPHDAGAHPGVSGQFSLLEFADSTDVSVVYLERFTSDVYLEKRSDVRLYSDMYAHLQAQALSPDGTGHLLTDVVKGYDTEFRPEAGPSPLPDA from the coding sequence GTGGGTGCCCATGTCAATCCCACGGTCACCAGGCGCCGGCTGGGGGCGGAGCTTCGTCGGCTCCGGGAGGCCGGCGGTATGACAACGCAACAGGTGGCTGCGCGCCTGCTGATCTCCCAGCCCAAGATCAGTCTCCTGGAGAACGGCCGCCGAGTCATCAAGCCGCGCGACGTGCGTGACCTCTGCGGGCTGTACGGAGTCACGGACCGACTGCTCGTCGACCAGCTGATGCAGATGGCCCGGGAATCCGGCCGGCAGGGCTGGTGGAACGCCTACGGCGACGTCCCCTACGGCCCCTACATCGGGCTGGAGGCCGCAGCCGCCGCGGTTCGCTCCTATGAGCCCCTGGTGATCCCCGGCCTCTTACAGACCCCTGCCTACGCCCGCGAGGTCATTGCCGGAACGATCCCTCACGCCACTGCCGAACAGGCCGCCAGTCGTCTTCGGGTGCGGCTGCGGCGCCAGGACAGGCTCAACGCGCCGGTCAATCCGCTGCGCTTATGGGCCGTACTGGACGAATCGGTACTGCGGCGGGTCGTGGGCAGCCGAGAGGTCATGCGCGAGCAGCTGGAGCACCTGATTCACGTCGGTGCCACCCAGCCGCACATCACCGTGCAGGTCCTGCCGCACGACGCCGGCGCGCACCCGGGTGTCTCGGGACAGTTCTCGCTGCTCGAGTTCGCCGACTCCACCGATGTGAGCGTGGTGTACCTGGAGCGGTTCACCAGTGACGTCTATCTGGAGAAACGATCCGACGTGCGGCTGTACAGCGATATGTATGCGCACTTGCAGGCCCAGGCGCTGAGCCCGGACGGCACCGGGCATCTCCTCACCGACGTCGTCAAGGGCTACGACACGGAATTCCGGCCGGAGGCGGGCCCGTCGCCCCTTCCGGACGCGTGA
- a CDS encoding phage tail protein, whose translation MALPDMDTSVGHSFGLEIDGVIIKQINEVSGLKMEQDVIELKQNTADGKYVVKKLPGRAKAGEVTLTRGLTADQSFEKWIKDARFGKMASARKGGAIIVFDYEGVAIKRYTLVNAWPKSLEISSLKAGDTSVLTEKLVITYEQMDVA comes from the coding sequence ATGGCACTTCCCGACATGGACACCTCGGTCGGCCACTCCTTCGGGCTGGAGATCGACGGCGTGATCATCAAGCAGATCAACGAGGTGTCGGGCCTGAAGATGGAACAGGACGTCATCGAGCTGAAGCAGAACACGGCCGACGGCAAGTACGTCGTCAAGAAGCTGCCGGGTCGGGCGAAGGCGGGCGAGGTCACGCTGACCCGCGGCCTGACCGCCGACCAGAGCTTCGAGAAATGGATCAAGGACGCGCGCTTCGGGAAGATGGCCTCGGCCCGCAAGGGCGGCGCGATCATCGTCTTCGACTACGAGGGCGTCGCGATCAAGCGGTACACGCTGGTCAACGCGTGGCCCAAGAGCCTGGAGATCAGCTCGCTGAAGGCGGGCGACACGAGCGTCCTGACCGAGAAGCTCGTCATCACGTACGAGCAGATGGACGTGGCGTGA
- a CDS encoding PAAR domain-containing protein: protein MPPAARVGDPTGHPGVIGPPGVPTVLIAGLPAAVVSTPHLCSFPPPAVHPPSVIAPPGCPTVLIGGMPAARMGDMAACGAPIVMGAPTVLIGG from the coding sequence ATGCCGCCTGCCGCACGCGTCGGGGACCCCACCGGGCACCCGGGGGTGATCGGCCCGCCCGGAGTGCCCACCGTGCTCATCGCGGGCCTGCCCGCGGCCGTGGTGTCCACCCCGCACCTCTGCTCGTTCCCCCCGCCGGCCGTCCACCCGCCGTCGGTGATCGCCCCGCCCGGCTGCCCCACCGTCCTCATCGGCGGCATGCCCGCGGCCCGGATGGGCGACATGGCGGCCTGCGGCGCGCCGATCGTCATGGGGGCGCCCACCGTCCTGATCGGCGGGTGA
- a CDS encoding phage tail protein, with product MTRRRLVPGLPTPHPLGPQLPAVYAEDDTAQRITEALDEVLAPVLAVLDSLPAYFDPRLAPEDFGELLAAWVGADGPAAVPGAVRGYAARGTAAGLADAVRQAFGVAAEVEESGATVWSTTPGTPLPGSPEPLLTVRLRTADPTAVDLPAVEAFVARNRPAHLPFTVVQAPALGDPP from the coding sequence ATGACCCGGCGCCGGCTGGTCCCCGGGTTGCCCACCCCGCACCCGCTGGGCCCGCAGCTGCCCGCCGTCTACGCCGAGGACGACACCGCGCAGCGGATCACCGAGGCCCTCGACGAGGTCCTCGCCCCCGTCCTCGCGGTCCTCGACAGCCTGCCCGCCTACTTCGACCCGAGGCTGGCCCCCGAGGACTTCGGGGAGCTCCTCGCCGCCTGGGTGGGCGCGGACGGGCCGGCCGCCGTGCCGGGCGCGGTACGCGGGTACGCGGCGCGCGGCACCGCGGCCGGCCTCGCGGACGCCGTGCGGCAGGCGTTCGGGGTGGCCGCGGAGGTCGAGGAGAGCGGCGCCACCGTGTGGTCCACCACGCCCGGCACGCCGCTCCCCGGCTCGCCCGAACCCCTGCTGACCGTCCGGCTGCGAACTGCCGACCCGACGGCCGTGGACCTCCCGGCCGTCGAGGCCTTCGTCGCCCGCAACCGCCCGGCCCACCTCCCGTTCACGGTCGTACAGGCCCCCGCTCTCGGGGATCCGCCCTAG
- a CDS encoding putative baseplate assembly protein, translating to MALPEPHLDDRRFQDLVDEAKRMVQQRCPEWSDHNVSDPGVTLIEAFAHMTDQLIYRLNRVPEKNHVAFLDLIGMRLNPPTAARTDVTFWLSAPQAQAVQVREGTEIATHRTETEEAVVFSTLGELTLVPVELTALAVQGAEPGAVAADRRPELADGRPVPCFSPVPRPGDALLFGLSQAAPRCVVALRLDFPVAGHGIDPAQPPLAWEAWTAEGWTPCEVDRDGTGGFNRPGDVLVQLPAGHLASVEARQRAGWLRCVVTEPYRGQRPYSATPELLAAEAFTIGGTAPAVHAERAGGELLGVSEGVPAQTFRLDRTPVVADSRPFTVETAAPDGAWLPWTEVGHFAESGPLDRHVRLDRSTGEVAFGPAVRESDGTLRQYGAVPAKGVPVRVRTYLAGGGRRGNVARRSLAVLRSSIPYIARVENRRAAGGGVDGEDVANARLRGALALRTRERAVTAEDYEYLTRQAAPEVARVRCVDAGAGGVRVLLVPAAEDDGEGRLEFGRLACPPALLEGVAEHLDARRVLGARLVVEPPYYQGVTVVADLQAEPGIARARVERAALAALYGYLNPLRGGPGGDGWPFGRAVHSGEVFALLQRVPGVEAVRHVRLFPANPETGRRGELTERITLGAGSLAFSYDHQIRFPGAGA from the coding sequence GTGGCACTGCCCGAACCGCACCTGGACGACCGCCGCTTCCAGGACCTCGTCGACGAGGCCAAGCGGATGGTCCAGCAGCGCTGCCCCGAATGGAGCGACCACAACGTCTCCGACCCCGGGGTCACCCTCATCGAGGCGTTCGCGCACATGACGGACCAGCTGATCTACCGGCTCAACCGGGTGCCCGAGAAGAACCACGTCGCCTTCCTCGACCTGATCGGGATGCGGCTCAACCCGCCCACCGCCGCCCGCACCGACGTCACCTTCTGGCTGTCCGCGCCGCAGGCGCAGGCCGTGCAGGTCCGCGAGGGCACCGAGATCGCCACCCACCGCACCGAGACCGAAGAGGCCGTCGTCTTCTCCACGCTCGGCGAACTCACCCTCGTACCCGTCGAGTTGACTGCGCTCGCCGTGCAGGGCGCCGAGCCGGGCGCGGTCGCCGCCGACCGGCGGCCCGAGCTGGCCGACGGCCGCCCGGTGCCCTGCTTCTCGCCCGTGCCGAGGCCCGGTGACGCCCTGCTCTTCGGGCTGTCGCAGGCCGCGCCGCGCTGCGTGGTCGCGCTGCGCCTGGACTTCCCCGTCGCCGGTCACGGCATCGACCCGGCGCAGCCGCCGCTGGCCTGGGAGGCATGGACCGCCGAGGGCTGGACGCCTTGCGAGGTGGACCGCGACGGCACCGGCGGCTTCAACCGGCCCGGCGACGTCCTCGTCCAACTGCCCGCCGGACACCTGGCGTCCGTCGAGGCCCGGCAGCGCGCGGGCTGGCTGCGCTGCGTGGTCACCGAGCCGTACCGGGGGCAGCGGCCCTATTCTGCGACCCCCGAACTGCTCGCCGCCGAGGCGTTCACCATCGGCGGCACCGCCCCGGCCGTGCACGCCGAACGGGCCGGCGGCGAACTCCTCGGCGTGTCCGAGGGCGTGCCCGCCCAGACCTTCCGGCTGGACCGGACGCCCGTCGTCGCCGACAGCCGGCCCTTCACCGTCGAGACCGCCGCCCCGGACGGCGCGTGGCTGCCGTGGACGGAGGTCGGACACTTCGCCGAATCGGGACCGCTGGACCGGCACGTACGGCTCGACCGCAGCACCGGCGAGGTCGCCTTCGGGCCCGCCGTACGGGAATCCGACGGCACCCTGCGCCAGTACGGGGCGGTGCCCGCCAAGGGCGTCCCGGTCCGGGTGCGCACCTACCTCGCGGGCGGCGGCCGGCGGGGCAACGTCGCCCGCAGGTCCCTGGCCGTGCTCCGCAGCTCGATCCCGTACATCGCGCGGGTCGAGAACCGGCGCGCGGCGGGCGGCGGCGTCGACGGCGAGGACGTGGCCAACGCCCGCCTGCGCGGAGCCCTCGCCCTGCGCACCCGGGAACGCGCGGTGACCGCCGAGGACTACGAGTACCTGACCCGGCAGGCGGCCCCCGAAGTGGCGCGGGTGCGGTGCGTGGACGCCGGGGCCGGAGGGGTACGGGTCCTCCTGGTGCCGGCCGCCGAGGACGACGGCGAGGGCCGCCTGGAATTCGGCCGGCTGGCCTGCCCGCCCGCCCTCCTGGAGGGGGTCGCCGAGCACCTCGACGCCCGCCGCGTGCTGGGCGCCCGGCTGGTCGTGGAGCCCCCGTACTACCAGGGAGTGACGGTGGTGGCCGACCTCCAGGCGGAGCCCGGGATCGCCCGGGCGCGGGTGGAACGTGCCGCGCTGGCCGCCCTGTACGGGTACCTGAACCCGCTGCGCGGCGGCCCCGGGGGCGACGGCTGGCCCTTCGGGCGGGCCGTGCACAGCGGGGAGGTGTTCGCGCTGCTCCAGCGGGTGCCGGGGGTCGAGGCGGTCCGGCACGTCCGCCTCTTCCCCGCCAACCCGGAGACGGGACGCCGCGGCGAACTCACCGAACGCATCACCCTCGGCGCGGGCTCCCTGGCGTTCTCGTACGACCACCAGATCCGCTTTCCGGGGGCGGGGGCATGA